A stretch of the Acidilobus sp. 7A genome encodes the following:
- a CDS encoding cation:proton antiporter: MQELALELLGLSLMLLVGEVLGDLTERHGYGRLTGVMLGGLIMGPFALGGLINDLFKVKLIYLGSDIMFLSELSVIFLVFASGLEHGVAPLRRAGAWGVMGATMGALAPFLLTLGARGLLGLDLNASLIVGTAVAPTSLAAVSGLIMEEGGGGRWTDMLISASAMDDVVSLILLSVALGLSQTKFVGALGMVRVVVFYSVSWAIIFFLSVKLVPIIVSRVSRRYLFEFSLVMLFGIIAVMEALGFSPIIAAFIAGVSLAEFSGSSALQEYSRSLLLVFGSIFFVVVGAEVNLTAVGLLGLLTAVALTALALLGKFIGVFPFSYAFTRRHDEATAVSLGMESRGEVGLSVALTALQAGIIDERCYGSLTVALILTTIIGVAAFSYYIRARRALTYPAPAVPPASSPR; encoded by the coding sequence TTGCAGGAGCTGGCGCTGGAGCTGCTAGGCCTCTCGCTGATGCTGCTGGTAGGCGAGGTGCTGGGGGACCTCACGGAGAGGCATGGGTACGGCAGGCTGACCGGCGTCATGCTTGGAGGCCTAATAATGGGGCCCTTCGCCCTCGGGGGCCTGATCAACGACCTCTTCAAGGTCAAGCTGATCTACCTAGGAAGCGACATCATGTTCCTCTCAGAGCTCTCCGTGATATTCCTAGTCTTCGCATCAGGGCTAGAACATGGCGTAGCCCCTCTTAGGAGGGCTGGGGCCTGGGGAGTCATGGGGGCTACCATGGGGGCCCTGGCGCCCTTCCTCTTAACCCTCGGGGCCAGGGGGCTCCTGGGTCTAGACCTTAACGCATCCCTTATCGTGGGCACGGCCGTTGCACCCACGAGCCTCGCGGCCGTCTCAGGCCTCATAATGGAGGAGGGCGGGGGCGGCAGGTGGACCGACATGCTTATCTCGGCGTCAGCAATGGACGACGTAGTGTCCCTCATACTGCTCTCCGTGGCCCTTGGCCTCTCTCAGACCAAGTTCGTGGGGGCCCTCGGCATGGTCAGGGTGGTGGTCTTCTACAGCGTGTCCTGGGCCATAATCTTCTTCCTCTCGGTTAAGTTAGTCCCTATCATAGTGTCAAGGGTGAGCAGGAGGTACCTGTTCGAGTTCTCGCTCGTAATGCTCTTCGGCATAATAGCAGTCATGGAGGCCCTCGGCTTCTCCCCTATAATAGCCGCCTTCATAGCGGGCGTCTCCTTAGCGGAGTTCTCAGGCTCCTCAGCCCTGCAGGAGTACTCCAGGTCCCTCCTGCTCGTCTTTGGCTCCATATTCTTTGTGGTGGTTGGGGCCGAGGTTAACCTAACGGCTGTTGGCCTCCTGGGGCTCCTGACGGCGGTGGCTCTCACGGCACTGGCGCTTCTCGGCAAGTTCATAGGCGTCTTCCCGTTCTCCTACGCCTTCACTAGGAGGCACGACGAGGCCACCGCGGTCTCGCTTGGCATGGAGTCGAGGGGCGAGGTGGGGCTGTCGGTCGCGCTTACAGCCCTCCAGGCGGGCATAATAGACGAGAGGTGCTACGGCTCCCTCACGGTAGCCCTGATACTTACAACCATCATAGGGGTCGCCGCCTTCAGCTACTACATAAGGGCGAGGAGGGCACTCACTTACCCTGCCCCTGCTGTCCCTCCTGCTTCTTCTCCTCGCTGA
- a CDS encoding SPFH domain-containing protein, whose translation MGLALDIIIAFIVLIIAIILLSGIKVVNEWERLPVLVLGRFAGLKGPGIIYVPPIIGKVPMRISTRLQAISFRTEQSLTKDNVPVIVDAVMYYQPVDLEKVVLKVEDYNVATRLAAETTLREVIGQTMLDELLAERDKVAALARNIIDSKTETWGVKVTSVEIRNVEIPPDLVQAMSRQAQAERERRARVTLAQAEYEAAQKMVEAANLYVNNDRAFMLRWMNMIYELGMEGKNMLVFIPANLPIAGPPTSGPMSPVGLMGVKDLVVSEEKKQEGQQGQGK comes from the coding sequence GTGGGCTTAGCGCTTGACATAATTATAGCCTTTATAGTCCTTATCATAGCCATCATACTCCTCAGCGGCATAAAGGTCGTGAATGAGTGGGAGAGGCTGCCCGTCCTGGTGCTCGGCAGGTTCGCCGGGCTCAAGGGGCCGGGCATAATATACGTGCCCCCAATAATAGGGAAGGTGCCCATGAGGATATCAACGAGGCTGCAGGCCATATCATTCAGGACGGAGCAGAGCCTGACCAAGGACAACGTGCCGGTCATAGTTGACGCCGTTATGTACTACCAGCCCGTGGACCTGGAGAAGGTGGTCCTGAAGGTTGAGGACTACAACGTCGCCACGAGGCTCGCGGCTGAGACGACCCTGAGGGAGGTCATAGGCCAGACCATGCTTGATGAGCTCCTGGCCGAGAGGGACAAGGTGGCCGCACTCGCGAGGAACATAATTGACAGCAAGACCGAGACCTGGGGCGTCAAGGTGACCTCTGTCGAGATAAGGAACGTTGAGATACCGCCCGACCTGGTCCAGGCCATGTCAAGGCAGGCCCAGGCGGAGAGGGAGAGGAGGGCCAGGGTGACCCTCGCTCAGGCCGAGTACGAGGCGGCCCAGAAGATGGTGGAGGCTGCCAACCTCTACGTCAACAACGACAGGGCCTTCATGCTGAGGTGGATGAACATGATATACGAGCTTGGCATGGAGGGCAAGAACATGCTAGTCTTCATACCAGCCAACCTGCCAATCGCAGGGCCGCCTACCTCAGGGCCCATGTCGCCGGTAGGCCTCATGGGCGTCAAGGACCTGGTGGTCAGCGAGGAGAAGAAGCAGGAGGGACAGCAGGGGCAGGGTAAGTGA
- a CDS encoding DNA replication complex GINS family protein, translated as MKLDERLQLLGIDALLRPVKVMILSDCRVPLPEGPLQAKKGDEVEVPRWIAEVLVSQGLAKYKEEVNVNYVNMYHYKERRSTTGSQLAQLPPDFYVSVGEFIRSLEEEIKRSPSHMLINDKDMSEKNVIELSETRLSKIIRLAQTDMGDEEVPKMTPEEALVYSQLKTTVSAWKKYIESLMGSQAPPP; from the coding sequence GTGAAGCTTGATGAGAGGCTGCAGCTCCTTGGCATTGACGCCCTGCTTAGGCCCGTTAAAGTCATGATACTCAGCGACTGCAGAGTGCCGCTGCCCGAGGGCCCCCTGCAGGCGAAGAAGGGGGACGAGGTCGAGGTGCCGAGGTGGATAGCCGAGGTGCTAGTAAGCCAGGGGCTCGCAAAGTACAAGGAGGAGGTGAACGTGAACTACGTCAACATGTACCACTACAAGGAGAGGAGGTCCACCACAGGCTCTCAGCTGGCCCAGCTTCCCCCTGACTTCTACGTATCCGTGGGGGAGTTCATCAGGTCCCTGGAGGAGGAGATAAAGAGGTCGCCCTCCCACATGTTAATAAACGACAAGGACATGAGCGAGAAGAACGTTATTGAGCTGTCCGAGACCAGGCTGTCCAAGATAATAAGGCTGGCCCAGACGGACATGGGGGACGAGGAGGTGCCCAAGATGACGCCCGAGGAGGCGCTTGTATACTCACAGCTGAAGACAACTGTGAGCGCATGGAAAAAGTATATAGAGTCCTTGATGGGATCGCAGGCCCCTCCCCCCTGA